In the genome of Populus nigra chromosome 9, ddPopNigr1.1, whole genome shotgun sequence, one region contains:
- the LOC133703192 gene encoding aquaporin NIP1-2-like produces the protein MADIDGTSSNGNHGGVVLDIKDDHPPSSSNLTKEDSDLYFSVPFMQKLVAEIVGTYFLIFAGCSSVAVNLNFEKVVTLPGISIVWGLAVMVLVYSLGHISGAHFNPAVTLAFATCKRFPWKQVPAYISCQVIGSTLAAGTIRLIFQGKQDHFTGTMPAGSDLQSFIVEFIITFYLMFIISGVATDNRAIGELAGLAVGSTVLLNVMFAGPISGASMNPARSLGPAMVSHEYRGIWIYIVSPILGAQAGAWVYNLIRYTDKPLREITKSASFLKSKGRF, from the exons ATGGCTGATATCGATGGGACTAGTAGCAATGGCAACCATGGGGGGGTTGTTTTGGATATTAAAGATGATCATCCTCCATCCAGCTCCAACTTAACCAAGGAAGATTCCGACCTTTATTTCTCTGTGCCGTTCATGCAAAAG TTGGTGGCTGAGATAGTCGGCACATACTTCTTGATATTTGCCGGTTGCTCATCGGTGGCCGTGAATTTGAACTTTGAGAAGGTTGTGACACTTCCAGGAATATCAATAGTTTGGGGATTGGCTGTGATGGTCTTGGTTTACTCTCTTGGACATATCTCTGGTGCCCATTTCAACCCTGCTGTCACACTTGCCTTTGCCACTTGCAAGAGATTTCCATGGAAACAG gTGCCGGCTTACATATCATGTCAAGTCATTGGGTCAACTCTAGCAGCCGGGACAATCCGATTAATTTTTCAGGGCAAGCAAGATCACTTCACAGGAACAATGCCTGCAGGATCCGATCTGCAGTCCTTTATTGTTGAGTTTATAATCACATTCTACCTCATGTTCATCATATCCGGTGTCGCCACCGATAACAGAGCT ATTGGTGAGCTTGCTGGACTTGCTGTTGGTTCCACCGTGCTGCTCAACGTGATGTTTGCAGG GCCAATATCAGGGGCGTCAATGAATCCTGCAAGGAGCTTGGGACCTGCAATGGTGTCGCACGAATACAGAGGCATATGGATTTACATAGTGTCACCCATCCTTGGAGCTCAGGCTGGTGCATGGGTGTATAATTTGATCAGGTACACGGACAAGCCTCTGCGCGAGATCACCAAAAGTGCATCATTCCTCAAGAGCAAAGGGCGTTTCTGA
- the LOC133703916 gene encoding seipin-2 → MEPPNQNDDGGFFFDALDDFPFHDCIVTDQSAHSTSTSALSDHSPDSPLIGSDALVIDDPGKRRRKNRLKLYLDLKGNKRNLDGAESTRSISDRVGPRRADSSAVGGVGEEEKKEESMVTRATDDRFGDPVDSAGELDESTRRAYSSAVGGVGEEEKKEESTVTTAIDDRVGDSVGSAGELDESTNLLVFVAGLVIKAIGFQLNLLVYFVTFPLWILYCFYMLVVDPFGTIRRGRGFIVRKLVSLWNLVGGFFGSFIDDWLKEHKTIWSLLMQFGWGLFWSCYVCVILCGLLVFSVMLSGVLMRYLVEEPIKIRQDLIFDYTKDNPVAYVPIQSCGGVACCEENIGDFKSLNTRVIPPNHKLQVSVLLTMPESEYNRNLGVFQIRVDFLSADGKTLASKSHPSILKFKSEPIRFLLTFLKAAPLVAGYISESQTLALKIKGFTARDVPTSCLKVIIGHRAEYRSGAGIPEIYDASIVLESELPLLKRIIWYWKKTIFIWTCMVLFMMELLFALICCRSVIIPRAMLRDGSAINNSTPNDAPAQSLILDTDFRCP, encoded by the exons ATGGAACCCCCAAATCAGAACGACGACGGTGGTTTCTTCTTCGACGCGCTCGATGACTTCCCCTTTCACGATTGCATAGTCACCGACCAATCAGCTCATTCCACCTCAACCTCCGCTCTCTCTGATCACTCGCCGGATTCCCCTTTGATCGGTTCAGATGCCTTAGTAATTGACGACCCCGGaaagaggaggagaaagaaCAGGCTTAAACTTTATCTCGATTTGAAGGGAAATAAGAGGAATTTGGATGGCGCTGAGTCAACTCGGTCGATTTCCGACCGAGTTGGCCCTCGACGAGCTGACTCATCTGCGGTGGGAGGTGTTggggaggaggagaagaaggaaGAATCGATGGTGACGAGGGCGACTGACGACCGATTTGGTGACCCGGTAGACTCAGCGGGTGAACTCGATGAGTCAACTCGGCGAGCTTACTCATCTGCGGTGGGAGGTGTCggggaggaggagaagaaggagGAATCGACGGTGACTACGGCGATTGACGACCGAGTTGGTGACTCGGTAGGCTCAGCGGGTGAACTCGATGAGTCGACAAATTTGCTTGTGTTCGTAGCTGGGTTGGTGATTAAGGCAATTGGATTCCAATTAAATTTGTTAGTTTATTTTGTCACATTTCCCTTGTggattttgtattgtttttatatgctAGTTGTGGATCCATTTGGAACTATAAGACGGGGTAGAGGGTTTATTGTCCGGAAGTTGGTTTCTTTATGGAATTTGGTTGGTGggttttttggttcttttataGATGATTGGTTAAAGGAACATAAAACAATATGGAGCCTTTTGATGCAATTTGGGTGGGGCTTGTTTTGGTCATGCTATGTTTGTGTCATTTTGTGTGGATTATTGGTGTTCTCGGTTATGCTTAGTGGGGTTTTAATGAGATATTTGGTGGAGGAACCGATAAAAATAAGGCaggatttgatttttgattatACGAAAGACAATCCAGTTGCATATGTGCCCATACAATCTTGTGGTGGTGTTGCTTGTTGTGAAGAGAATATTGGAGATTTCAAGAGCTTAAATACTCGGGTTATACCGCCTAATCACAAGTTGCAAGTTTCTGTTTTGTTGACAATGCCAGAGTCAGAGTACAACAGAAATCTTGGGGTTTTTCAG ATCCGTGTAGACTTCCTCTCTGCTGATGGGAAAACCCTTGCCAGCAAAAGCCATCCatccattttaaaattcaaaagtgAGCCTATCCGCTTTTTATTGACTTTTCTTAAGGCTGCCCCTCTTGTTGCTGGCTACATATCTGAGTCCCAGACTTTGGCATTGAAGATAAAAGGTTTTACGGCACGTGACGTGCCTACTTCCTGCTTGAAGGTGATAATTGGACATAGAGCTGAATACAGATCTGGAGCTGGTATCCCTGAAATATATGATGCATCCATCGTACTTGAGTCGGAACTTCCTCTTTTAAAAAGGATTATATGGTATTGGAAGAAAACCATATTCATATGGACCTGCATGGTTTTATTTATGATGGAGTTGCTGTTTGCTCTGATATGTTGTAGGTCTGTTATTATTCCAAGAGCAATGCTGAGAGATGGTTCTGCTATCAACAATAGTACTCCAAACGACGCCCCTGCACAAAGTTTGATACTCGATACTGATTTTCGGTGCCCTTGA